A genomic region of Arachis stenosperma cultivar V10309 chromosome 9, arast.V10309.gnm1.PFL2, whole genome shotgun sequence contains the following coding sequences:
- the LOC130949446 gene encoding uncharacterized protein LOC130949446, whose product MQELRHRVQNLERQLADRERDGWSTDPSYTPSPGSEEEDSHRSRPRRVSASRTEAESTREESPIMRRRNDTIIYSRGRPTRRAARGREDGEGKAERKRQPVIMGVTPFHRSILEVRLPKHFDKPTDMRYDGTQDPLEHLTAFEARMNLEGVGDEVRCRAFPVTLAGPAIRWFNGLPQGSIYSFSDISRAFLAQFTTRIAKAKHPINLLGVTQRQGEPTRRYLDRFNDECLEIDGLTDSVASLCLTNGLLNENFRKHLTTKPVWTMHEIQTVAKEYINDEEVSRVVAANKRQSGYGQARQPGDGGRAKEKVREEATNKAPRPFPRIGKFTNYTPLALPIVEVYQQIAEKGILPKPRPLKDRTGGNKNLYCDYHKGYGHQTQDCFDLKDALEQAIREGKLAAFSHLIREPRRRYRDQDEEGKTRSAKRRQEPEDGDHGLTVINVVTAKNAAPKSRSAHRKDAKVLTVSSPPVQNSKKPPSISFGPEDQWFNDAPENPPMG is encoded by the exons atgcagGAGCTACGCCACAGAGTTCAGAACCTAGAGCGACAGCTGGCCGACCGGGAGCGGGACGGATGGTCTACCGATCCGAGCTATACCCCGTCTCCCGGGAGCGAGGAGGAAGACTCTCACCGAAGCCGCCCGCGACGTGTATCCGCATCCCGGACGGAAGCAGAGAGCACGCGGGAGGAGTCACCAATAATGAGGAGACGAAACGACACGATCATCTACTCCCGCGGCAGACCGACCCGCCGAGCGGCAAGAGGTCGCGAGGACGGGGAAGGGAAGGCCGAGAGAAAACGACAACCCGTGATAATGGGCGTCACCCCGTTCCACCGATCTATCCTCGAGGTCCGGTtgccgaaacacttcgacaaaccaacggacatgaggtacgacggaACCCAAGACCCACTAGAACACCTCACGGCCTTTGAGGCCAGGATGAACCTAGAAGGAGTGGGGGACGAAGTACGATGCCGCGCCTTCCCGGTAACCCTAGCAGGGCCAGCGATCagatggtttaacggcctcccaCAAGGTTCCATATACAGTTTCTCAGACATCAGCCGTGCATTCCTGGCCCAATTTACAACGCGGATCGCGAAGGCCAAGCACCCTATCAACCTTCTAGGGGTAACCCAGAGACAGGGAGAACCAACGAGGAGGTATTTagatcggttcaacgacgaatgcttggaaatCGACGGCTTAACCGACTCGGTGGCCAGTCTTTGCCTAACAaacggcctcctcaacgagaaCTTCCGAAAACACCTTACCACGAAGCCGGTCTGGACGATGCATGAGATCCAGACGGTAGCCAAGGAGTATATAAACGATgaggaagtcagccgagtcgtggctgccaaCAAGCGGCAGTCCGGGTACGGCCAAGCTCGGCAACCAGGTGACGGAGGGAGAGCAAAAGAAAAAGTTAGGGAGGAGGCAACAAACAAGGCACCTAGACCGTTCCCTCGAATCGGGAAATTCACAAACTATACTCCACTCGCTCTCCCCATCGTGGAAGTCTATCAACAAATAGCCGAGAAGGGAATCCTTCCGAAGCCCCGACCACTTAAGGACCGAACGGGAGGGAACAAGAACCTTTATTGTGATTATCATAAGGGTTATGGCCATCAAACGCAGGACTGTTTTGACCTGAAGGATGCACTGGAACAAGCgataagggaaggaaagttaGCCGCGTTTTCCCACCTCATCAGGGAGCCGAGGAGACGTTATCGCGACCAAGATGAAGAAGGCAAAACCCGTTCGGCCAAACGGCGACAAGAACCCGAAGACGGAGACCACGGCCTCACTGTGATAAATGTAGTAACGGCCAAAAACGCAGCGCCAAAATCCCGGTCGGCACACAGGAAAGACGCTAAGGTTCTGACGGTCTCATCCCCGCCGGTGCAAAACTCTAAGAAACCTCCCTCCATCTCTTTCGGCCCGGAAGACCAATGGTTCAACGACGCCCCGGAAAACccccccatg GGCTAA